Proteins from one Corticium candelabrum chromosome 4, ooCorCand1.1, whole genome shotgun sequence genomic window:
- the LOC134178058 gene encoding uncharacterized protein LOC134178058 encodes MDPKPFLTMRSSGILCDCTIQIGNRELLVHGLVIASRSDYFLKLLQSKMRDTNRVDLSNVVGGYDAISVIVDFCYGISVQDRLDESNIAHVLCCALYLQMCGEKNLAMICRNTLKMLTERQLTNCLAILNDCTDIGVAAEKEGVIEECLQAAVLHFKSQEGNYEFEALDDLSNSVNLKDFPIHWIEQILEKMRQEECHLSITAFVSTVHISSIISCYPNSCQTVENSPYSLDACRPSAASPTTLLEAFETIMSYVPDEASTLSPRAASPTWFAKALEFSTTHSLACASRLFSMCASIYDKLANADDENTVVYKFKPNTIVELNNVTKTNHSNLADYVEKMSDRYLLVQAQHQSLTPSDFVQVLQSTDWFNRESTDAPFAALNEMLEIPQDVMKINEDEIAHMAANIDFTKLSQDMLERAAKDTRIPRQVVVMAAVSVCSTLRSQLAITSKAVNDEKKKTEMFKSALDIANQRIRLLKAKKTNTTD; translated from the coding sequence ATGGATCCGAAACCGTTTCTAACAATGCGTTCTAGTGGTATTCTGTGCGACTGCACGATACAAATTGGTAATAGAGAATTGCTAGTTCATGGTCTAGTGATCGCCTCACGTTCCGACTACTTTCTGAAGTTGCTGCAGTCAAAGATGCGAGACACCAATCGAGTCGATCTATCCAATGTGGTTGGAGGCTACGATGCGATCAGCGTGATTGTCGACTTCTGCTACGGCATATCTGTACAAGACAGACTCGATGAGTCGAACATCGCTCACGTGCTCTGCTGTGCTTTATATCTCCAAATGTGCGGAGAGAAAAATCTGGCAATGATATGTAGAAACACACTAAAAATGCTAACAGAACGACAACTAACGAACTGCTTAGCTATTCTAAACGACTGTACTGACATCGGAGTTGCTGCAGAAAAAGAAGGAGTGATTGAAGAGTGCCTACAAGCGGCAGTGCTGCACTTCAAATCGCAAGAGGGCAATTACGAATTCGAAGCTTTGGACGACCTCAGTAATTCTGTAAATTTGAAAGATTTTCCTATCCATTGGATCGAGCAAATTTTGGAAAAAATGCGACAAGAAGAATGCCATTTGTCAATAACAGCATTTGTGTCTACTGTCCATATTAGTTCCATTATCAGCTGTTACCCTAACAGCTGTCAGACGGTAGAGAACTCTCCCTATTCTCTTGACGCTTGTCGTCCATCGGCAGCAAGCCCAACAACACTGCTGGAAGCATTTGAAACGATCATGAGTTACGTTCCTGACGAAGCATCTACATTATCCCCTCGTGCTGCATCCCCAACTTGGTTTGCTAAAGCGTTGGAGTTTTCCACCACACATTCACTGGCATGTGCCAGTCGTCTGTTTTCCATGTGTGCAAGCATTTATGACAAACTTGCAAACGCTGATGATGAGAACACCGTTGTTTACAAGTTCAAACCAAACACCATAGTAGAACTAAACAATGTAACTAAGACCAACCACAGCAATCTCGCCGATTATGTGGAGAAAATGTCAGATCGCTATCTATTAGTCCAAGCTCAGCACCAATCTCTAACTCCATCTGATTTTGTGCAAGTTCTGCAATCGACTGATTGGTTCAACAGAGAGTCTACTGACGCACCATTTGCGGCTCTAAATGAAATGCTGGAAATTCCCCAAGATGTCATGAAGATAAATGAAGATGAGATTGCACACATGGCCGCAAACATTGATTTTACAAAGTTGAGTCAAGATATGCTAGAAAGAGCAGCAAAAGACACTAGAATACCGAGACAAGTTGTTGTGATGGCTGCAGTCAGTGTTTGCTCGACCCTACGCTCTCAACTTGCAATCACATCTAAGGCGGTTAATGACGAaaaaaagaaaacagaaatgTTCAAATCGGCCTTAGACATAGCAAATCAACGTATTAGACTGCTGAAGgcaaaaaaaacaaacactacaGACTGA